The Vitis riparia cultivar Riparia Gloire de Montpellier isolate 1030 chromosome 3, EGFV_Vit.rip_1.0, whole genome shotgun sequence genome includes a region encoding these proteins:
- the LOC117911490 gene encoding pathogenesis-related leaf protein 6-like: MGLCKISLPLLVGLMGLALAHVCCAQNSPQDYVNAHNAARAQVGVGSMTWNDTVASYAQNYANKRISDCNLVHSGGPYGENLAKGSGSLTGTDAVNLWVGEKPNYDYNSNSCVGGECLHYTQVVWSNSVRLGCARVQCNNGWWFVTCNYDPPGNYVGQRPY, translated from the coding sequence atGGGGTTGTGTAAGATTTCATTGCCACTTCTTGTTGGTCTCATGGGATTAGCCCTAGCTCACGTCTGTTGTGCCCAGAACTCTCCACAGGACTACGTCAATGCTCACAATGCAGCACGGGCACAAGTTGGCGTTGGGTCTATGACATGGAACGACACTGTAGCTTCCTACGCCCAGAACTATGCTAACAAGAGGATTAGCGACTGCAATCTAGTGCACTCAGGTGGGCCTTATGGTGAGAACCTGGCCAAGGGCAGTGGTTCATTGACAGGCACCGATGCGGTGAACTTGTGGGTGGGGGAGAAGCCTAATTATGACTACAACTCCAACTCATGCGTTGGTGGGGAGTGCCTGCACTATACTCAGGTTGTTTGGAGCAACTCAGTTCGCCTTGGGTGCGCCAGGGTTCAGTGCAACAATGGGTGGTGGTTCGTCACATGCAACTACGATCCACCGGGCAACTATGTGGGACAACGGCCTTATTAA